A genomic window from Vigna radiata var. radiata cultivar VC1973A chromosome 2, Vradiata_ver6, whole genome shotgun sequence includes:
- the LOC106754385 gene encoding uncharacterized protein LOC106754385 isoform X1, giving the protein MLRVAVRWNLKPMASLPLTAFTYQQQQFHTLNPRPPCRTFRLFCRPSSSAVAHTSLPLSADLHSYLRCSLPQNSPLRVAILVSGGVDSSVALRLLHAAGHSCTAFYLKIWFQEDFENFWSECPWEEDLKYAKAVCSQVAVPLEVVHLTDEYWNNVVSYLIEEYSSGRTPNPDVLCNTRIKFGAFLDAIGGMGFDYVASGHYANVIHPCADGMNEPSVLELSQDMVKDQTYFLSHLSQSQLKQLLFPLGCIPKDEVRRLATKFDLPNKDRKDSQGICFLGKIRFSEFVARHIGEREGIILEAETGDFLGKHRGFWFYTIGQRQGLRLPGGPWYVVEKDVKNNVVFVSRNYFSFDKRRRVFRVGSFKWLSEVPPGQTSQLQCKVRHGPGFYDCSLQMEVEGDGEGHSAVVRISEDDQGLAAGQFAAFYEGRRCLGSGVILEFWDDHSFPVCTKALEIARMEDKSMLGNPVKIKVKPDSPQEVCDPAELASKIS; this is encoded by the exons ATGTTGAGGGTGGCTGTGCGATGGAATCTGAAGCCAATGGCTTCTCTGCCACTAACTGCCTTTACATACCAACAGCAACAGTTCCACACTCTGAACCCTAGGCCTCCATGTCGCACCTTCAGGCTTTTCTGTCGACCTTCTTCTTCCGCCGTTGCTCACACCTCGCTTCCTCTCTCCGCCGACTTGCATAGCTACCTCCGGTGCTCCTTACCGCAGAATTCGCCCCTCCGAGTCGCCATTCTCGTTAGCGGGGGCGTTGATAGCAGCGTCGCTCTGCGGCTGCTCCACGCCGCCGGCCATTCCTGCACCGCTTTCTACCTCAAGATATGGTTCCAA GAAGATTTCGAGAACTTTTGGTCTGAGTGCCCCTGGGAAGAGGATTTGAAGTATGCCAAAGCTGTTTGTAGTCAG GTTGCTGTACCGTTAGAAGTTGTTCATTTAACTGATGAATACTGGAACAATGTG GTTTCTTACCTCATTGAAGAGTACAGTAGTGGCCGAACTCCTAACCCCGACGTTCTTTGCAATACAAGAATAAAGTTTG gtGCGTTCTTGGATGCTATTGGTGGCATGGGCTTTGACTATGTTGCCTCTGGGCATTATGCAAATGTTATCCACCCTTGTGCTGATGGCATGAATGAGCCTTCTGTTCTAGAATTATCACAAGACATG GTAAAGGATCAAACATACTTCCTTTCACACCTTTCACAATCCCAGCTGAAGCAACTTCTTTTTCCACTGGGTTGTATTCCCAAG GATGAAGTTCGCAGGCTTGCGACAAAATTTGATTTACCAAATAAGGATAGAAAGGATTCCCAAGGAATATGCTTTCTGGGCAAG ATAAGATTCAGTGAATTTGTTGCAAGACATATTGGGGAAAGAGAAGGTATCATACTGGAGGCTGAGACAGGGGATTTCCTTGGGAAACATCGAGGATTCTGGTTTTATACTATTGGTCAGCGTCAGGGTCTACGACTACCTGGAGGTCCATG GTATGTTGTCGAGAAGGATGTTAAAAACAATGTAGTTTTTGTCTCAAGAAATTACTTTTCCTTTGACAAAAGGAGGCGTGTATTCCGTGTTGGCTCTTTTAAATGGCTTAGTGAGGTGCCCCCAGGCCAGACAAGTCAGCTACAGTGCAAG GTGAGACATGGTCCTGGATTCTATGATTGTAGCTTACAAATGGAAGTGGAAGGAGATGGCGAAGGTCACTCTGCAGTTGTCCGCATATCTGAAGATGATCAAGGCCTAGCAGCTGGGCAGTTTGCGGCCTTTTATGAGGGAAGAAGATGCTTAGGTTCTGGTGTGATTTTGGAGTTTTGGGATGATCATAGTTTTCCAGTTTGTACAAAAGCTTTAGAAATTGCTAGAATGGAAGATAAATCAATGCTTGGGAATccagtaaaaataaaagttaaaccAGATAGCCCGCAAGAAGTATGTGATCCTGCCGAGTTAGCAAGTAAAATATCGTAA
- the LOC106754385 gene encoding uncharacterized protein LOC106754385 isoform X2, whose protein sequence is MVPNFENFWSECPWEEDLKYAKAVCSQVAVPLEVVHLTDEYWNNVVSYLIEEYSSGRTPNPDVLCNTRIKFGAFLDAIGGMGFDYVASGHYANVIHPCADGMNEPSVLELSQDMVKDQTYFLSHLSQSQLKQLLFPLGCIPKDEVRRLATKFDLPNKDRKDSQGICFLGKIRFSEFVARHIGEREGIILEAETGDFLGKHRGFWFYTIGQRQGLRLPGGPWYVVEKDVKNNVVFVSRNYFSFDKRRRVFRVGSFKWLSEVPPGQTSQLQCKVRHGPGFYDCSLQMEVEGDGEGHSAVVRISEDDQGLAAGQFAAFYEGRRCLGSGVILEFWDDHSFPVCTKALEIARMEDKSMLGNPVKIKVKPDSPQEVCDPAELASKIS, encoded by the exons ATGGTTCCAA ATTTCGAGAACTTTTGGTCTGAGTGCCCCTGGGAAGAGGATTTGAAGTATGCCAAAGCTGTTTGTAGTCAG GTTGCTGTACCGTTAGAAGTTGTTCATTTAACTGATGAATACTGGAACAATGTG GTTTCTTACCTCATTGAAGAGTACAGTAGTGGCCGAACTCCTAACCCCGACGTTCTTTGCAATACAAGAATAAAGTTTG gtGCGTTCTTGGATGCTATTGGTGGCATGGGCTTTGACTATGTTGCCTCTGGGCATTATGCAAATGTTATCCACCCTTGTGCTGATGGCATGAATGAGCCTTCTGTTCTAGAATTATCACAAGACATG GTAAAGGATCAAACATACTTCCTTTCACACCTTTCACAATCCCAGCTGAAGCAACTTCTTTTTCCACTGGGTTGTATTCCCAAG GATGAAGTTCGCAGGCTTGCGACAAAATTTGATTTACCAAATAAGGATAGAAAGGATTCCCAAGGAATATGCTTTCTGGGCAAG ATAAGATTCAGTGAATTTGTTGCAAGACATATTGGGGAAAGAGAAGGTATCATACTGGAGGCTGAGACAGGGGATTTCCTTGGGAAACATCGAGGATTCTGGTTTTATACTATTGGTCAGCGTCAGGGTCTACGACTACCTGGAGGTCCATG GTATGTTGTCGAGAAGGATGTTAAAAACAATGTAGTTTTTGTCTCAAGAAATTACTTTTCCTTTGACAAAAGGAGGCGTGTATTCCGTGTTGGCTCTTTTAAATGGCTTAGTGAGGTGCCCCCAGGCCAGACAAGTCAGCTACAGTGCAAG GTGAGACATGGTCCTGGATTCTATGATTGTAGCTTACAAATGGAAGTGGAAGGAGATGGCGAAGGTCACTCTGCAGTTGTCCGCATATCTGAAGATGATCAAGGCCTAGCAGCTGGGCAGTTTGCGGCCTTTTATGAGGGAAGAAGATGCTTAGGTTCTGGTGTGATTTTGGAGTTTTGGGATGATCATAGTTTTCCAGTTTGTACAAAAGCTTTAGAAATTGCTAGAATGGAAGATAAATCAATGCTTGGGAATccagtaaaaataaaagttaaaccAGATAGCCCGCAAGAAGTATGTGATCCTGCCGAGTTAGCAAGTAAAATATCGTAA